Proteins from a single region of Mucilaginibacter daejeonensis:
- the rpsF gene encoding 30S ribosomal protein S6 produces MQQYETVIILTPLLSDEAAKEAIAKFSKILTDNGAEIVQEDNWGLRKLAYPIQKKSTGYYHLTEFRAPGELISKLEIEYKRDERVMRFLTIALDKNAIAYNEKKRSGAFNKKPKTEEAAA; encoded by the coding sequence ATGCAACAGTACGAAACCGTCATCATTCTAACCCCGTTGTTATCTGATGAGGCTGCTAAAGAGGCGATCGCCAAATTTAGCAAGATCCTTACCGATAACGGAGCCGAGATTGTTCAAGAGGACAATTGGGGTTTGAGAAAATTAGCGTATCCGATCCAAAAGAAATCGACCGGATACTACCACCTCACCGAATTCCGCGCTCCGGGTGAATTAATTAGCAAACTGGAGATCGAATACAAACGTGATGAGCGTGTTATGCGTTTCCTGACCATTGCTTTAGATAAAAATGCTATTGCGTACAACGAGAAAAAACGCAGCGGTGCTTTCAACAAAAAACCTAAAACAGAGGAGGCAGCAGCTTA
- a CDS encoding Uma2 family endonuclease, with product MRFSDLDLSKSYTYADYLKWQFDERLELIKGKIFKMSPAPSVIHQRLSGRVFLKLGNYLAGKACEVFNAPLDVRLTRTVNDAQVTTVLQPDVCVICDPTKIDARGAVGAPDIVVEILSPGNNNKELQTKYDVYEEAGVQEYWIIHPSERTFLKYTLANGSYVASRLLTGGDQVTTPILPGFVLDLEEVFKDL from the coding sequence ATGCGATTCTCTGACCTTGACCTCAGCAAAAGCTACACCTACGCCGACTACTTAAAATGGCAGTTCGATGAGCGACTGGAGCTGATCAAAGGCAAGATATTCAAGATGAGTCCTGCACCGAGTGTGATCCATCAACGACTGTCAGGAAGAGTATTTCTGAAGTTAGGCAATTACCTTGCGGGTAAGGCTTGCGAAGTTTTCAATGCGCCCCTTGATGTTCGCCTAACACGAACCGTTAATGATGCACAGGTCACCACAGTGCTTCAACCTGATGTTTGCGTGATCTGCGATCCCACCAAAATTGATGCCCGCGGCGCTGTTGGCGCTCCCGACATTGTGGTGGAGATACTATCGCCGGGGAATAACAATAAAGAGTTACAGACCAAGTACGATGTGTATGAAGAGGCAGGTGTACAGGAGTACTGGATCATTCACCCGTCTGAACGCACCTTTCTTAAATACACACTTGCCAATGGATCATACGTGGCCTCACGTCTGCTTACCGGGGGCGATCAAGTGACCACTCCTATCCTGCCCGGATTTGTGCTCGACCTTGAAGAAGTATTCAAAGATCTATAG